One window of the Anomalospiza imberbis isolate Cuckoo-Finch-1a 21T00152 chromosome 12, ASM3175350v1, whole genome shotgun sequence genome contains the following:
- the POP4 gene encoding ribonuclease P protein subunit p29, which produces MRAWLVIDPRRLRRDGMEGQLYRRLPPEESGELRLQPQSSEKAKTFVHAFLKRSMPKMKDEAIQDMLTRKAVILEHYPKKKTKQKRKKTKGFTAKQRRELRLFEIEPEQQRYAIFLPLHELWKQYIRDLCHGLKPDAQPHMIQSKLLKADLHGAIVTVTKSKCPSYVGITGIILQEFKHIFKIITKEDKLKVVPKLNNVFSLELDGFISYIYGSKFLLRASERSAKKFKLKGSIDL; this is translated from the exons ATGCGCGCCTGGCTCGTCATCGACCCGCGCCGGCTGCGCCGCGACGGCATGgagg GGCAGCTGTACCGCCGGCTGCCGCCCGAGGAGAGCGGGGAGCTGCGCCTGCAG CCCCAGAGCTCAGAAAAAGCCAAGACATTTGTACATGCCTTCCTGAAGCGCAGCATGCCCAAAATGAAAGATGAAGCTATCCAGGATATGCTAACTCGGAAAGCTGTCATTCTGGAGCATTATCCCAAAAAAAAGACCAAgcaaaagaggaagaagacaAAAGGTTTTACTGCCAAGCAGAGGCGAGAGCTGCGTCTGTTTGAAATTGAACCTGAGCAGCAAAG atATGCCATTTTCCTCCCACTCCACGAGCTTTGGAAACAGTACATCAGAGACCTGTGCCATGGACTCAAACCTGATGC GCAACCCCATATGATTCAGAGCAAGCTGCTCAAAGCTGATCTTCATGGAGCCATTGTTACAg TTACAAAATCAAAGTGCCCCTCTTATGTTGGGATAACAGGAATCATTCTACAGGAATTTAAACACATCTTCAAAATTATCACTAAAGAGGACAAATTAAAAG TTGTTCCCAAACTGAACAACGTGTTTAGCTTGGAGCTTGATGGATTCATTTCCTACATCTACGGCAGCAAGTTCCTGCTCAGGGCAAGTGAGCGATCGGCAAAAAAATTCAAGTTGAAAGGATCTATTGACCTGTGA